The segment tggCATTGTTCAGTCAActtttttaaatccttttcttTTTGACATTTCAGTTTActcttaaattttttgttttacatgaGCTATCTAGCATTAGTCAACTGCCAGTGGGTCGAAAACAATAGGCACTGTGGGACAGGATTTTGTCTGCTGGGTTTGTTATCAATTTAATGTTTTTCTGTCTTCTCATTAAAGAATATTTTGTAATGTTACTTTTGTTTGATTCTCATGCAGTTTCTGTGTCAGTAGGATATCTTTAGTTTGAGAGGGAAATGGATGATTTGCTATTTGTGTGTGcactaaatatatgtgtgtatatatgcacacacacaggctacatatgttttcatatgtatatatatatatgttttgtatCTGTTTAGGGCTTCAAGCAGCAAGCTCTTACAGTATCCACAGATCCTGAGCATCGCTTTGAACTTGCACTTCAGCTTGGAGAACTAAAAATTGCATACCAATTAGCAGTGGAAGCAGAGGTACATACTAACTCACAATTTATGTCTGATGGAAAGCCAAGTAGGTACTTCTGTGTGTTAAGTATAAGTTGTGTCATTAAAGTTTTCTGAAATGCAAGTTAGTGACACATTTTGGTGAGGCTATTGCCTCTCTGGTCTTCTTAAAAAATGTGctgttaatttttgcatatattaaatGGATTATAGTGGGGATACTAGTAttctaatttaagaaaaaatatcttcATCTTACAGATGATCTCATGATGTtttggaagagaaggaaagataTAAGATACTAGATTAAGTAGCTAGATCTAGATACTAGATGTAAGATCTAGATCTATATAGAGTGCAGACATAGCAATAATTTGCCAATATCCAAACTCATGAGAAACATATTGGCTTTAAAGAAGGGTTCTGATATTTTGATAAAACTTAATGATATTTTTATGGACCGTTGTAGATTGAGGGCTTTAAGTCTAGTGTTTACTGATAAATTCATTTCAGATGTAACACATACATTTTAGCTTTGTTAAGATCATCTAAATGTGCAGCTTTTGATTTCTGAGAGGCTACAGattaacacatttttgttgaatatttaaGAACATAACAATTTTCTACTTTCAAAAAATGGTTTTAAATCActcattaaaataattacaatcTAATTACCATAAAACTCCAGTTAAAAACCTTGTAGTTTCACTgtgtaattataaaataaatataatggttGATGATTATTCATGcatcattaaaatatttgtgtttgaattaattttgtatatgtgagtgatttccatttctttttatatattttgtcattccatttttattttgaatgaacCAGCTTAACAAGCACAGCTCAATACATGTATAAACTCTGTCATCATAGTAATTCTCAAGGTAACAGAACAGTGTTGGTGCTGTTTATTCAGATGTTtattttcaaaggtattttaacTCAGAAACTCTTTTTTACAGTCAgaacagaaatggaaacaacttgCCGAACTTGCCATCAGTAAATGTCAGTTCGGCCTCGCGCAGGAGTGCCTGCACCACGCCCAGGACTACGGCGGTCTGTTGCTTCTGGCCACCGCTTCTGGAAATGCTAGTATGGTGAACAAACTAGCAGAGGGAGCAGAGAGAGATGGCAAGAATAACGTGGCCTTCATGAGCTACTTTTTACAGGGCAAGTAAGTATTTATCCAAGACCTAAAAGAGGTAAGCATAGTAATTGAAAGCACTCGTTTCTGCATTGACTTTTAGGGTGGTTTTGGAGAGGAAACAATGAATCCTGGAGAGAGAACTAAGGCCTGGCCAAATGCTGGTAGTAGGGGGCCACTCAGAGGATAGTGCTACCCTGGCAGAACTCACCTTCAGCAAGGGATGCTGTTAGCACACTGGGTCAGTGTTTGAGCAGAGTGAGGTGTTTCAGGGAGGTCTGATTGGGAGAATTTTTAAATCCCTTTCTTTATCAAAAGCCCTTCCACTGGAtgagacattttattttatgatggCAGGAAGCTTTTGTGCTGTTCCAGTTGGTATCTGAGTCGCTGGTGATTTTACCCAAATTAGGTAAAATCTGACCTGTCCATGGAAAGAATAAAGGGGATGAGGATGCCAGTTATGCTGGTGATTTTACTCAAATTAGGTAATAATCTGACCTGTCCATGGAAAGAATAAAGGGGATGAGGATGCCAGTTACTTTTAGATTGAGATTAAATGTAAAGTGTAAAAATGTCATATATCTCTTAAAGTCTAGCAATTAATGCAAATCAAATCATTTCAACCTAAGTTAATTTACATTAtgaaataaaacatattcattaaccTTGCCCTACATACTAACTTTAAAACTCCCATTTTATTATGTAAACTTTGAATGTGTACctcaacatatatatttataaaatatgtaaaatttgaTATACCTGTAAGAGGTCCACTGTACCCCCTCCATAATTTAAAAACCCCAAAATACTCTGGAAATAGTGTTTATGACTTATTTGATGGCAAAACCAGACCTTAACTCTGAACTACTATTAATTGCTTTTATGCCATGTTTCCATTGCATTTAATATTAATGTGTTAATGCACAATATCAATCTTTGACTGACTTGATGCTGAGGATATTAGATAATGTATATGTACTCTATTACCTTTGTAAAATTCCAAGTTTTTGAATTCTAAAACACATTATCCACTTTACCCAacttagaaaaaactgaaaataagaaaTAGACACTTGGGTATTTTCTCACTGGAAAGCACTTTGTCCAGCATAGCCCATGTTGGAATCAGTCCTTTATATTTCCACTTGTGAAACTGAGTTTCTGTGCCCATTTCTCCTGACGCCTTGAAAGTGCGCCTTAACTTCTCTGGAAAAGCCCATTTAGATTCGGAGTTGTTAAAATAAGTTGAGGAGATTGTAAATGGCCACAAAGCTGTCTTACCCTCACACAACTGGAGTCCATTGATCACGTAACACACTGGTGATAATGTTAATGGCTCAGTGACAGAAATGAGGTGTTTGTGTGGGTATTGGGGAGAGAATGCTGACTTTGCAACACTGAATCCACATTTCTTTAATGTGTTAGGAGACATTATTACAGTGTTTATTCTGGGTAACAGTATGTCTCTCCTTTTTCATCTGTAGGCTTGATGCTTGCCTGGAGCTCTTGATTAGAACTGGGCGACTGCCAGAAGCTGCTTTCCTGGCCCGGACTTACTTACCCAGTCAGGTTTCTCGGTACAGACTTTTCATTTTAAGAACAAGTATTTCAGATAAAAGCAGATTCAGTCTCACTTATTCAGTTTCCCTTTGGTTCCATGGTATCTATATAGGGTGGTGAAACTCTGGAGAGAAAATCTCTCCAAAGTCAATCAGAAAGCAGCAGAGTCCCTTGCTGATCCAACAGAGTATGAAAACCTTTTCCCTGGATTAAAAGAAGCCTTTGTTGTGGAAGAATGGGTGAAGGAGACACATGCTGACCTGTGGCCAGCCAAACAATACCCACTTGTCACGGTGAGCAGCCAGGGCGCCAGGTCTTAGGGTGACTGCAGGGTGGAAGTACATCCATGCCGTAAGGTTTTGGATTGCCCTATTTATGTTATTGTTGGATTAACTAATACCAAGCTCATAGATGAATTATTACTGGAATATTTCATTTCATCATTGCTTTATTCTGATAgccaaatgaagaaagaaatgttaTGGAAGAGGCAAAAGGCTTCCAGCCCTCAAGATCTGCAGCTCAGCAGGTCAGTAGAAAACTACATGAGATAATGTGGTTAAGATTTGTTCATTTTAAGTACCATTTCCTACTTCAAATCCTTATCTACCTTCCGTTGGGAGAAAACTTCAAATTCCTGAATGAAGTTGTCTTTATATGTATCTCTGTGCTTTCAGGAACTTGATGAGAAACCTGATTCTGCTTATCAACTTATCATGGCCTCCCACACAGCcaacaaagaagaaaaggtacAAATGTCATACCCACACTTCCTTTTGGAACCTCAGCATCACCCCTGCCTTCCCATGAATGTCTGCCAGCTGTGTAGGCCCCTGTACTTTTAAGTGATATATCACTTCCAGAGCCAGGGCCCTGAAATGGAAAGATGCCCTTTTTGACTGTTGTTTTGGTTCCCTTTGGATCACGAATCAGCAATAACTTTTCTTTAACACGGTACTATGTAATTcactctctttcctttcctttgcagAGTTTACTTGAACTGGAAGATGATTTGGATAATTTGGAACTAGAAGATATTGACACAACAGATATCAACCTAGATGAAGATATTTTAGATGACTGAGTGTTTCCCATGTATCCAACTAAGCAAGTCATTACTGTGGACAGGTATTGATCATCATCCTGAGCACAGTACATTGGACTCTAAGAAAAGTGCTAGTTATTTTGTATGTAAACGCCAGCTCACTAGGAGTTTAACACCCTCCTCATCTTAGGAGGAGTTTGTGTAGCATTTAAGTCACTGTTCCCTTGTTTACTAAAACAGATGTGGGCTTTTGGTTTTTTTCATACCGTTATTAGACCATATCTCATAAAATCTTTTGAATTAATGAAGACACTTCAGAGTTTTCTTTCTGATAATAAAAATAGGCTCCTAGTTTCAAAAGGCTGAGCCAAAACTACACCTTACCTAGGGATCAGCCTACATTCTCTAAACCCTTTCTCTTGATCCCATTTCCCTCAGTCTGTGTAGGTTGGCTTCTTAGGCCTTGCCCTGATTATGTCTAACAGATACCATTTCTGGAGTCAGATTCTGAAACCCCAGCCCCTCTGACCTCATTAAGCTAGGCTCTGTGTAAATTACCTATTGGCCTGTTTGgtaaccagattttttttttttttacactgcaCTTGTCTGATCACAAAAATTCATAACCAGGCACTCAGATATACTTCTGTCATCTCCTTGTAGCCTAGGAAAGTGAGGGAGGTGAGTAAcaagttattctttgtatttctgttagaGGCATTatttagaattaaaatttataGGGAACTCCAAATCAGTACCTTTTAATTTTGACATCTTTAAACATTCAGCTAAATATTAACAGAGAAAGCTAGTAAGCTAGTTAAAAACTTagtaaaatgaaatttatttagaAAGTATTTTCAGGAAGCTGCAGAGTGGCTTATGAGTGCTTCTTGATAAGCTTGTAGTGTTAATTCTATATATGCTCCATTCCGTGCTTCTGTTTTTGCAAAGAcctgtttagaaaaaaaaaaaaagtttttactaTTTATAAAGGTTTCAGTTTTGAGATCTCATTAACATTTCTGTATTGGCAAAGTTCCAGTTAAGTCTTTTTTCTGATGTTAAAACAATAAGTATACTACACAGACTGAAAAACAGTATCCAGTACAGTTCAAGCAATACTATTCTGAACACCAGAAGTATCTTCAGAAGAAAGGTTCAGAAAGCCTGACATGGCAGCTCCTGGTAGATCAAAATGAATCCGATTAGGTTCAAGACAAATATGGAAGATGAGAGCAAGctagtttattttctccaaaagcATTTTATTATCTGGCTTTTTATTTCTGGCTTATCATAGAAAATCAGAAACTGTAGTTTCTCTCTACTTCTCATAGGCTGTCATCACTGGTCACAGTCATAAAGTTTTGTAACTGCTTTGCAGTGTGCATAAGATAATACTGGGATGGAAGCCATATCCACAAAACTATGCCTATTCTGAGCATTAGAAGAAATGAGAATTAAAACCTTGGGCTACACAGGTTTCTGTCATTGTATGAAAGGTATGCTTTCTGAAATGATACTGTAACTTAGGCTTAGTAATATACAAACACCACTCTGGACCTGGACAGGAACTGACCACACTGAAAGAAGCTGCCCTGGGGATGTGCTACCTAGTGCTTTGCCACTCTCTCGCTGGTGACTAGGTCACCTCAGATGCCACTACTCCAAAGAACAAGGGGGCTGTTGCTCCACTACCTGACATTCTGACGCTGCACCTCCCCCATTCCCATCCCATCTGTTTCTGTTGTCTAGGCTGAAGAAATGTATCTGGGGACTCTAATCACTTTCAAGACCACAAATGTTCCATATTCATGAATCTGTGTAGTTACCACTGAATGTGACCCACTTCAGAATTCTTCCCAACTCAATTATCCCAACAGCCAATGTGAAAAATCCCTTACCTTAATTAAATGTACTCCCTCAGCAGCCTGCTCCTTGGCCTCTTGAGCTGACTGGCCCTCTGGATAGAGGATGTGATACAGCTGGATCAAGCTGGTGGCATCATCAACTCTAGTGTGAAAGGGTTTACTGTTATCAGGGgattttttcatttgcttcagtCCTACAAAAGTATGCGCCAGCTGAAAACTACATCTCAAACTTCTAGGGCCAGAGAAAATTCTTCTAAAGCCTTCAGTTGTGTATTTTCAGGAAAGTGGGTTACTGTAATGTTCATACCTACTCTGAAAGAAGGCAGGACTCACTACAGGCAGTGCCCAATTTATACAAGTGAATATATTCTAAATGTGGCTATAGTCTTTTTGAAAAATGGAGCATCAtttctcatagaaacagaatTCCCAGTCACAGATGATTTCAGGCCATCCCACTTTACTAGCAGATAATAATGTAATCCAATTCAGAGAGCAGGAATATTCCTTCGTCCCACATAAGGCAGAGGCTGGTAGCAGGGCGATGCTCAACACCACTTGCCTTTAGGTGCATTAGTAGTGATATCCACTAGTGAACTTCTATTGAGACCGAATTAGTGGATAAATGCCTCTACCAGAGGCCTCCAAGGAGAGACACTCAGGCCACCTGTCTATCCCCAGGAACCCATTAGTTAAAAATCAGCATACCAGCAAAGCaaatctgaaattaaaaagaaagtaagCTGGGTTTTACTTCAGGaatgtgtttaatttttattgtcaCACAACTATGATGAAGCCAAAGAATTTAATTATTCTAGGTTGtactgaacttttaaaaaaccTATAAACAATGATCAGCATTAAAACTTTCCTAGCTTTTCCCAAACCAAACTTCTGTCTTCTCACATAGTCAACACCTTTCTACCATTTACCACCTCAAAGTTGAGGGATTATATAAAAAGCCCTAAAATGCTTGTGCTTTGGAGGTTCTGCTGGGTACACTTAGTGACCTGCAGGCTTCTAGTTGGGGGTGCAGGGGTGAGGACACTACTTTAGTGTGGCCCCAGCTATTACTCTTCCACCTTCCCTGCTCTGTTACCTGAGCAGGAGGATAAACAGTGGGGTGGTAGTGGGAATAGGTAAAGAATCTCTCAAGCCATGGTGACCTTAGAGAAATGCTCTGGCTGATCCCAAGGCCCATCCACTCCAAAggccctctcctgggagaactgaGAAACCAGAGCCACTAAGGTGTCCCAGGAGGAAAAAATGTTTATGTGTTCATTCAATTCTATTGTGCTTGTTATAACAAAAACATCTAATAAACCTGGCAACAAAATATCTCTCTGAATAATGTTTATCCCCTTCAGAGCTTAGGCAGGTGGCCCTGTAAAAGAGCTTAACTGGGTTTCAGTGTATTCGACTTAGTTTAGGGCTCATAACGCCTTCATCTCACAGAACAATGTAGCTTCACACCCAACCCATATTTGAAGATAACAGCAAATAAATTTACAGGTTCAAAAGAGTTTAAAAGACTCTCAACCCAAAACCTACAGTGAGACCTGAATCTCAATTAAATGTAGGCAGAATCCCAGTTCTGCTCTAGGCTTCACTCAGTGAGGACATGCACCCCCTACTGTCTAGCCTGGGGTTTGCAGCGAGCTGTCCAGTTCTGAATTCCCACATGAGTAGTTTTACTTTATGCAAAACAGGGAAGATTAAAGGACTCCTTCCCAGTGTGCAAATAAACTGCTTTAGATGTAAAACTTACATGTAATATCAGTAGTACTATAATATCACATATTAGTATACCTGGAGAAAgaactttaattttcaaagtTATACATTTCTCTGTTATTCtgattttttacaaaaaaaaaaaaaaaaaggttttataataaaatgatttCAGAATGATTCCATTTGAGAAACTTTATAAGGAGATTTATTCACAGAACATGTCACTGCTAATGCACCTTTAAAGGTCATGAGCATCCTCATGACCATCAGCCAGCCCCTGCTTACATGAGATAAAGGTACGTTTCTGTGCTCTGAATTGCATTTTGTTACACGTGCTGGTGAACTGGGCAGGCCTGGAAATCACCTACCATTAGGAATGCTGTTTCTATGAGAACTGATGCTCTGTTTGTAAATATGGACTGTATTTCTTAATGCCTGTGGAATCTTCTAGTTCCAAATGCCTTAATCTTTCTGTGATTGGTTTAGACTACATGGAGGATATGTCATGAGTGAAAACTCCTCATAGATAGTCTGAGGTGGCAATAATCACTAAACCCTCTGTTGTTATTTAGGCTTTTGAGTCAAGGAAAGGCTTTTTGTGGAAAGTTGTTCTTCCACTTCCATGCTAGTTTCTTGTCCCTGACATTTTGACCTTGTCATTTTAACCCAACCAATAGAAAGATACTCAAAAAcaattttctcttcagttttatcACAAGTTATAAAAAAGTACACTATTATTTCAGCTAGAAATCTAGGAGCACACAAGTTGGCATGCTAAAATACAATAGACATTCTTTGACATGATTTTAgagaaaattgtaatttttttgatgccttaaaaattttcaaaagcaGGGATATTAAAAGCAAGGATAGTTTCATAAGTTAAATGGCTTTTACTGAAAAGCCTAGAAATAGTCCTATCAGAAAACAATGACTTCCCATAGCTTATGTCTATTCTTTATATTTCCCATTTAATGCCCTTTGAATATCTGAAAAATTCACTGATAACCAGATGCACTGGCAGTGAGGCCAGGGATATGTCAATGTCCTGGGTACAGAATACAGATCCAAAGCCACTTAACTCCACACAAAAGACTGAGAAGACTGGGTTGTActggaagaacaaacccataaaTAAACTGAAGTAAGTTATTTATCACTGGACAATAAACAGCTAACATTGGGAAAACAAAGATAGCTTACATAGAGATTCCCTGCGATGgtaataagaattttttttacttaattagTAAGATGATACTTACAAATCTCTTTTAATCTGGTCAATCAGCAAACGATCaatctttttcttatttacaaAATACCAAGCCATTCCACCAAAGTGTCTGGTTGAACGTAAAAGGTCATACTTTCCATGTTTATCTATATCTTCATAGGTCTGATGATGAACCTATCCACACAAAATAGTTTTtcagaaacattaaaataaaaggatGTGAACCATTACTGGGTATACATATAGTAGCATGAGTATTGCCCAAGAAGTCATCACTAAAACCAGGTCTACTGACACTACCTCTACTATCAATAACCAGTAGGTATGATTTAGACCAACTCTACTATTTCTATGAGAATTGAAAACAGCCAAGAACAAGTTTGCCAAACATTTATAGCCATACCAATTACTTTTAAGCAGCCAAGTCCTACTGAAGCTCCTATTATATATAAACAGGCCACTGGAAATAATGTACCACTGTTCCTTGGTcactaggaggaaaaaaaatcaagaataatCTTTCGCTCCCTTTTTCTCCTACCCCTTCAACTACCCCATTGCATCTTATCAACTAGTGCTCTTTCAGTCCTCCTTCCAGATTGGTCTTCCTAAGTGAGGGAATTGATGAGGGCATTCCTATGTTCAAAAAGCTTTCAAAGGCCTACTAGTTGAAGTCCAGATTGCTCAGCCTAGCATCTGAGGTCACCTGTGATATGGCCCCATCTACCTTATTCTTGTACCACTCCCCTACATACACACTGCACATACAAGCAAACCAGATGACTGGCCATTTCTCAAGCATACTTTGTTGTTTCCTTCCTCTTGTTTACAGTGTTACCTGAAGGACTTGCTCTCACCAAACTCCACCCACCCCAATGTTCCCTGCCCTTCTAGAACCCTCTTCAAGACCCCTATGAAGCCTTTCCTGAGAGTACTTTGTAATCTTCTCTTAGCACCTAACATTTTAAACCTAGGGTGATGATTATCTTGATACTCCTCCAAGGTCGTTCCCCACAATCATTTCTGGACTGTAAGCTTTGACACAGTGCACCCTGTCCAAGTTCATGTCATACACTATTCACAGTTATACCATACACATATAAGGGATGATATGATTACTTATTAAATTAACTGTAAGACACATTGCATTTTggcaaattttaataaataactttGTTCCTTTGTGATAAATTGAGAATAGGCTTTGCCATCAAGTTTGGGTCCTAACTCTACCACTTACTAACTGTGCATCTTTCAGTAAGTAACTTAACTGTCCAAGCTTAAGTTCTCCCATTCCTAAATCACAGGTTACTAAAGCAGATAAACTGTCTGTCCTCATAAAATGAGTCCTAAGGGACTCAACAGATATTCAGAtatttcccttctctgccccctgtATCAAAGCTTATATAACCTAACTCATTGTGGTAAATTAAAAATCTTATTCATAACCATACTTAGGTCCATACTTTAGCAACTATAAAATATACTCACTTTGATATATTCAGCAGAATCTGGCTCAAACTGGGCAACACAGAGATTGAGGACATCAGCATACCGGTCCTGGCTGTACATGATCTAAAACCACACAGAAGAGTTGGAATTAGATGAGAACACAAAATTTCGAACCCTGTCCTGATAAGACGGCACATCTGCGTGCCCATGATGAGGTATGCAGAAATAACACAGGCTTTGTAACTGTCACACAGGGATTTAAATCCCAGCTAAATCAATTATAGATAACCCTAGTTTAGTTGTTACTAGAAATGTTTATCTCTGTTTATCAAGGCCAAATGCACTATAACACAAAAACCAACTGGTTCAACAAAGAAACCATCACCACTGACTATGAAACCAAAGTCACTCTACCTTAAGATTTTCTTCCTTGAAAATTACTGGTGTCAAAACTCTACGACCTTCTTTTGGGAAATAAATTTGTATCACTCGGTCCCGTTCTTCCCAGGATGCTTTGCGTAGCGTCCCACTTGGTTCTCTGACAACAATAAAACGCTCCtgtaatagaaaacaaaacaaggatgagTTTGTGAGGACTTATTTTTAGTTCCAATGTTCCACTAAACACCATCATAGGATGTAATGATTTGTAATCAACAATATAAAATCCAACTGGGAAACATAAACTGCAATTGTCTATGATTTGAATGATAATTTTAAACCTCAAGACTTGCCAAGATTTGATCTGATACTTCCTTCACTAATCACTGCCGGGCCGCTGACAGAAATCTAAAATGGAAGTATTTACTAAGTGCCAATTATGGTCCTAAACTGGGTTCAATACATAAAATGGCTTAGCTAAAAAAAGCTGATCTGAGATTCATCAAAGTCCATTTCAGAGGAAAGATGCTTTAAGACCTTTCAAACTGTTTCCTTTCCCCCATCTGAAGGTTTCACCTAAACAGACATTACTACTTTATGATCTACTTTTATCAGGATTAAAGGAACAAACCCAAGAATTAGTCTTAACTCTGCACCTCTGATTCCTCATACTGGCATGAGACATCAATGTGTC is part of the Manis pentadactyla isolate mManPen7 chromosome 1, mManPen7.hap1, whole genome shotgun sequence genome and harbors:
- the MRPS22 gene encoding 28S ribosomal protein S22, mitochondrial isoform X3; its protein translation is MATLRASVSLWSHLPGCRGTERACFQARTQPQPGALLQPLPRPCGVGLPCRRLGSEAAESGSSEIKKPTFMDEEVQSILIKMTGLNLQKVFKPALQELKPPTYKLMTQAQLEEERFIVVREPSGTLRKASWEERDRVIQIYFPKEGRRVLTPVIFKEENLKIMYSQDRYADVLNLCVAQFEPDSAEYIKVHHQTYEDIDKHGKYDLLRSTRHFGGMAWYFVNKKKIDRLLIDQIKRDLVDDATSLIQLYHILYPEGQSAQEAKEQAAEGVHLIKVFAKTEARNGAYIELTLQAYQEALISHSAAS
- the MRPS22 gene encoding 28S ribosomal protein S22, mitochondrial isoform X4; its protein translation is MATLRASVSLWSHLPGCRGTERACFQARTQPQPGALLQPLPRPCGVGLPCRRLGSEAESGSSEIKKPTFMDEEVQSILIKMTGLNLQKVFKPALQELKPPTYKLMTQAQLEEERFIVVREPSGTLRKASWEERDRVIQIYFPKEGRRVLTPVIFKEENLKIMYSQDRYADVLNLCVAQFEPDSAEYIKVHHQTYEDIDKHGKYDLLRSTRHFGGMAWYFVNKKKIDRLLIDQIKRDLVDDATSLIQLYHILYPEGQSAQEAKEQAAEGVHLIKVFAKTEARNGAYIELTLQAYQEALISHSAAS
- the MRPS22 gene encoding 28S ribosomal protein S22, mitochondrial isoform X1; its protein translation is MATLRASVSLWSHLPGCRGTERACFQARTQPQPGALLQPLPRPCGVGLPCRRLGSEAAESGSSEIKKPTFMDEEVQSILIKMTGLNLQKVFKPALQELKPPTYKLMTQAQLEEATRQAIEAAKVRLKMPPVLEERAPINDVLAEDKILEGTETAKYVFTDISYSIPHRERFIVVREPSGTLRKASWEERDRVIQIYFPKEGRRVLTPVIFKEENLKIMYSQDRYADVLNLCVAQFEPDSAEYIKVHHQTYEDIDKHGKYDLLRSTRHFGGMAWYFVNKKKIDRLLIDQIKRDLVDDATSLIQLYHILYPEGQSAQEAKEQAAEGVHLIKVFAKTEARNGAYIELTLQAYQEALISHSAAS
- the MRPS22 gene encoding 28S ribosomal protein S22, mitochondrial isoform X2, with amino-acid sequence MATLRASVSLWSHLPGCRGTERACFQARTQPQPGALLQPLPRPCGVGLPCRRLGSEAESGSSEIKKPTFMDEEVQSILIKMTGLNLQKVFKPALQELKPPTYKLMTQAQLEEATRQAIEAAKVRLKMPPVLEERAPINDVLAEDKILEGTETAKYVFTDISYSIPHRERFIVVREPSGTLRKASWEERDRVIQIYFPKEGRRVLTPVIFKEENLKIMYSQDRYADVLNLCVAQFEPDSAEYIKVHHQTYEDIDKHGKYDLLRSTRHFGGMAWYFVNKKKIDRLLIDQIKRDLVDDATSLIQLYHILYPEGQSAQEAKEQAAEGVHLIKVFAKTEARNGAYIELTLQAYQEALISHSAAS